One Megasphaera elsdenii DSM 20460 genomic window carries:
- a CDS encoding S-layer homology domain-containing protein, whose amino-acid sequence MVRNKIIAFLAAAALLSVSAVSADAPYTDLDSLTDRAAVDYLYDAQCLTFITGTSFEPDRVLTRGDLAQLLYNSAANIPLAPLGAASYGDVPSGTAGDAMNSVAAQGILAGYEDGNFHPEAPVSREEFAGVLYRYLQYNHLADPDQDVKPYADAASIAPAYAKAIDVLHSKNIMVPADNYFRPKEGMTRADAAQVFYRLMHSDGDYTSHVQVESQVIKAINAEYGSVPIYFRSGTMYWDGDTLVLGIKGAPSKYLKQRLRDDVAKTSAVQIRRAALSHSDYSQLMTKAIHCVVDNEGVQNYVGALPDYVHEQIVLTVRHPVSKATLAELAKRVGTGRVRLETAPIAGQAPIVQVAGQMEETAGTDTTATTENSKKEVKQVYSTLLDDATTSAITSVQNDVMK is encoded by the coding sequence ATGGTACGGAACAAAATCATTGCCTTTCTGGCAGCCGCTGCCCTCTTGTCAGTCAGTGCCGTTTCGGCCGATGCCCCTTATACGGACCTGGACAGCCTGACCGACCGCGCTGCCGTCGATTATCTCTATGACGCACAGTGCCTGACCTTCATTACAGGGACTTCCTTCGAACCGGACCGGGTCCTGACCCGCGGCGACCTGGCCCAGCTGCTCTATAATTCGGCAGCCAACATCCCCCTGGCACCCCTCGGCGCTGCCAGCTATGGTGATGTGCCGTCCGGAACGGCGGGTGACGCCATGAACAGCGTCGCTGCCCAAGGCATCCTGGCCGGTTATGAAGACGGGAATTTCCATCCCGAAGCGCCTGTGAGCCGCGAAGAGTTCGCCGGCGTCCTGTATCGCTACTTGCAGTACAATCACCTGGCCGACCCGGATCAGGATGTCAAGCCCTACGCCGATGCCGCGTCCATCGCTCCGGCCTATGCCAAAGCCATCGACGTCCTGCACAGCAAGAACATTATGGTGCCGGCAGACAATTATTTCCGGCCCAAAGAAGGCATGACCCGGGCCGATGCGGCTCAGGTATTTTACCGGCTCATGCATTCCGATGGCGATTATACGTCCCATGTCCAGGTCGAATCGCAGGTCATCAAGGCCATCAATGCCGAATACGGCTCGGTGCCGATTTACTTCCGCAGCGGTACGATGTACTGGGATGGCGATACCCTTGTCCTGGGCATCAAGGGCGCTCCCAGCAAGTACTTGAAACAGCGCCTCCGCGATGATGTGGCTAAAACGTCGGCCGTCCAGATCCGCCGCGCCGCCTTGAGCCACAGCGATTACAGCCAGCTCATGACTAAGGCCATCCACTGCGTCGTCGACAACGAAGGCGTCCAGAACTACGTCGGCGCCCTGCCGGACTATGTCCATGAACAGATCGTCCTCACCGTCCGCCATCCCGTCAGCAAGGCCACCCTGGCCGAACTGGCCAAACGCGTCGGTACGGGACGGGTCCGCCTGGAAACGGCTCCCATTGCCGGTCAGGCTCCCATCGTCCAGGTAGCCGGACAGATGGAAGAAACAGCCGGTACGGATACGACGGCAACGACAGAAAATTCCAAAAAAGAAGTAAAGCAAGTCTACTCGACCTTACTGGACGATGCCACGACCAGTGCCATCACCTCCGTCCAGAACGACGTGATGAAGTAG
- a CDS encoding HAD family hydrolase, with amino-acid sequence MEKYKAIVFDMDGTVLDTLDELTKSLNYVFARHGLPSMTQKAIRPCLGFGYDGFIDKAAPQAPEALRRTMTKEFIAYYSARCQTTTFPYPGIPQVLGRLKAAGYHMAIVSNKGQGAVSELHDEYFKDFVDFSLGETPMYRKKPAPDMVWEALKRLGCAKEDAIYVGDSEVDKQTADNAGLDAALVTWGFRDRDFLKSLQPTYLIDTREELGALFGV; translated from the coding sequence ATGGAAAAATATAAAGCCATCGTCTTCGATATGGACGGTACTGTCCTGGATACGCTGGACGAATTGACGAAAAGCCTGAACTACGTTTTCGCCCGCCATGGCCTGCCTTCTATGACGCAAAAGGCCATCCGGCCCTGCCTGGGCTTTGGCTATGACGGCTTCATCGACAAGGCCGCTCCGCAGGCGCCGGAAGCCCTGCGGCGGACGATGACAAAGGAATTTATCGCCTATTACAGCGCCCGTTGCCAGACGACGACCTTCCCCTACCCCGGCATCCCCCAGGTCCTGGGACGGCTGAAGGCAGCCGGCTACCACATGGCCATCGTCTCCAATAAGGGCCAGGGCGCCGTCTCCGAACTGCACGACGAATACTTCAAGGATTTCGTCGACTTCTCTCTGGGCGAAACGCCGATGTACCGCAAAAAGCCGGCGCCGGACATGGTCTGGGAAGCCCTGAAACGCCTGGGCTGTGCCAAAGAAGACGCCATCTACGTCGGCGACTCGGAAGTCGATAAACAGACCGCCGACAACGCCGGCCTCGACGCCGCCCTCGTCACCTGGGGCTTCCGCGACCGGGACTTCCTGAAATCCCTCCAGCCGACGTACCTCATCGACACGCGGGAAGAACTGGGGGCTCTCTTCGGAGTGTGA
- a CDS encoding LPO_1073/Vpar_1526 family protein, translated as MRRVQHRSPATVKHARQLPKEADDEETAPLPKVPKMTLGERREHPEETAFVTTKGEAVRRNGKIVYKEAPKAQETPVRKGPNADDLDATRVLSRDEILEAMEKVDKEEAAAYKAREEEAKLARQRQAEQEKEAQEQQLARNRERREQARREAAAAKEADARREERARWAKEVAQTEEDKPPLADMAAIVSADLAAKDGGAAPVVKKKAAPAAEPAASEQEVPKDTHRKHILRDVMAETAKAAGRAAAGTTVAAAASEGAKKRAVSDATRVMEGPVVSEGMKAVASQLEQTQRMEPIHIDSAMTAKKKAVPEETMVMPPIRAHKSQEKATPVVKPAPVVKPSQTSWDSNTSGTDTRNPSLGSAPHYASIWESESTVDSPVVRQCVSHFLRQYGVVSPDLQQQTEYITSAAFDQIGCQTDAERQQALAPLIVQEALQNVQKAYAAHPDDYVGTIALQAFYDIVHCSPISTRHLVAIDALKVMPYLTQGHYQILAILLLFLYSRNSHNVDKDSFCRYIDKYVYPFLDGFPTERPYYQQLDYLHCTAFEAKETHFAEILSDSYPLLFRFRGFTEEELRKALKGQRIPDEFIVPSFNSPLVKLAMVDESMAKRFFRMTGINDRNMQDHILRLAKKRPANFSGEEALDIMEDISPVLADLADIWDSSLLRVSTLSLLGLYLAQGFVKEIIGEEFDLSRWFE; from the coding sequence ATGCGCAGGGTCCAGCACCGCAGCCCGGCAACAGTTAAGCATGCCAGACAATTACCGAAGGAAGCGGACGACGAAGAAACAGCCCCCTTGCCGAAAGTCCCGAAAATGACCTTAGGCGAACGGCGGGAACATCCGGAAGAAACGGCTTTTGTCACGACCAAAGGAGAAGCTGTCCGCCGCAATGGCAAGATCGTCTATAAAGAAGCGCCGAAAGCCCAGGAAACACCGGTCCGTAAGGGTCCCAATGCAGATGACCTCGATGCGACCCGCGTCTTGTCACGCGATGAAATTCTGGAAGCCATGGAAAAGGTAGATAAAGAAGAAGCCGCCGCCTATAAGGCACGGGAAGAAGAAGCCAAGCTGGCCCGCCAGCGCCAGGCTGAACAGGAAAAAGAAGCCCAGGAACAGCAGCTGGCCCGCAACCGGGAACGGCGCGAACAAGCCCGCCGCGAAGCAGCTGCCGCTAAAGAAGCCGATGCCCGCCGGGAAGAACGGGCGCGCTGGGCGAAAGAAGTAGCCCAGACAGAAGAAGACAAGCCGCCTCTGGCTGATATGGCTGCCATCGTCTCGGCTGACCTGGCCGCCAAAGATGGCGGTGCAGCCCCGGTGGTAAAGAAAAAGGCTGCCCCTGCTGCTGAACCGGCAGCATCCGAACAAGAAGTGCCGAAAGATACGCACCGCAAACACATTCTCCGCGACGTCATGGCCGAAACGGCGAAAGCCGCTGGCCGGGCTGCTGCCGGGACAACCGTGGCTGCAGCCGCCTCGGAAGGGGCTAAGAAACGGGCCGTATCCGATGCGACACGGGTCATGGAAGGCCCTGTCGTCAGCGAAGGCATGAAGGCCGTCGCTTCGCAGCTGGAACAGACCCAGCGCATGGAACCGATCCACATCGATTCGGCCATGACGGCCAAGAAGAAGGCTGTCCCTGAAGAAACGATGGTCATGCCGCCTATCCGGGCCCACAAGTCCCAGGAAAAAGCGACGCCTGTCGTTAAACCGGCACCGGTCGTCAAACCGTCCCAGACGTCGTGGGATTCCAATACGTCCGGCACGGATACGCGCAATCCGTCCCTGGGCAGTGCGCCGCACTATGCGTCCATTTGGGAATCGGAAAGCACCGTCGATTCTCCCGTCGTCCGCCAGTGCGTCTCTCACTTCCTGCGCCAGTACGGCGTCGTTTCGCCGGACCTGCAGCAGCAGACGGAATACATCACGTCGGCTGCCTTCGACCAGATCGGCTGCCAGACCGATGCCGAACGGCAGCAGGCCCTGGCTCCGCTCATCGTCCAGGAAGCCTTGCAGAATGTCCAGAAAGCCTACGCCGCTCATCCCGACGACTATGTCGGTACCATTGCCCTTCAGGCTTTTTATGATATCGTTCATTGCTCGCCCATTTCGACGCGCCACCTGGTCGCCATCGATGCCTTGAAGGTCATGCCCTATTTGACCCAGGGCCATTACCAGATCCTGGCGATTCTCTTATTGTTCCTGTATTCGCGCAACTCCCACAATGTCGATAAAGATTCGTTCTGCCGCTATATCGATAAATACGTCTATCCCTTCCTGGATGGCTTCCCGACAGAACGGCCTTATTACCAGCAGCTCGATTACCTGCACTGCACGGCTTTTGAAGCCAAGGAAACACATTTTGCCGAAATCCTGTCCGATTCGTATCCGCTCTTGTTCCGCTTCCGCGGCTTTACTGAAGAAGAATTGCGCAAGGCCCTCAAGGGCCAGCGGATCCCGGACGAATTTATCGTCCCGTCCTTCAATTCGCCCCTGGTCAAACTGGCCATGGTCGACGAAAGCATGGCCAAACGCTTCTTCCGCATGACCGGCATCAACGACCGCAACATGCAGGACCATATCCTGCGCCTGGCCAAGAAGCGCCCGGCCAATTTCAGCGGCGAAGAAGCCCTGGACATCATGGAAGACATTTCGCCCGTCCTGGCCGACCTGGCCGATATCTGGGACAGCTCGCTGCTGCGCGTATCGACGCTGTCGCTCCTGGGCCTGTACTTAGCCCAGGGCTTCGTCAAGGAAATCATTGGCGAAGAATTTGATTTGTCCCGCTGGTTTGAATAA
- the galU gene encoding UTP--glucose-1-phosphate uridylyltransferase GalU — protein sequence MKKIRKAVIPAAGFGTRFLPATKATPKEMLPIVDKPTIQYIVEEALQSGIEEILIISGHAKRAIEDHFDTNPGLELHLEESHKMGLLNMVRSISEINIHYIRQKHMRGLGDAILCAQSFIADEPFAILLGDDVVYNETNPALRQMIDLYNDLDATILGCQEVPLEKVSSYGIVQGTPVEGQGILKVNRVVEKPAIEEAPSRTAVLGRYIVTPDIFEVLSHTRPGKGGEIQLTDALQTMASREAVYAYCFEGKRYDVGDKLGFLKANVEYALRRPDLAAPFRQFLKEVVRGS from the coding sequence GTGAAGAAAATCCGTAAAGCCGTCATCCCGGCGGCCGGGTTCGGCACCCGTTTCCTGCCGGCGACGAAGGCGACGCCGAAAGAAATGCTGCCTATCGTCGATAAGCCGACAATCCAGTATATCGTCGAAGAAGCCCTGCAGAGCGGCATCGAAGAAATCCTCATCATCAGCGGCCATGCCAAACGGGCCATTGAAGACCACTTCGATACCAATCCGGGCCTGGAACTGCACCTGGAAGAAAGCCATAAGATGGGGCTTTTGAACATGGTCCGCAGTATTTCCGAAATCAATATCCACTATATCCGTCAGAAACACATGCGGGGCTTAGGCGATGCTATCCTTTGCGCCCAGTCCTTCATTGCTGACGAACCCTTCGCTATCCTTCTCGGCGACGACGTCGTCTACAACGAAACCAATCCGGCCCTGCGCCAGATGATCGATTTGTACAACGACCTCGACGCGACCATCCTGGGCTGCCAGGAAGTCCCCTTGGAAAAAGTATCGTCTTACGGCATCGTCCAGGGGACGCCTGTCGAAGGGCAGGGCATCCTCAAGGTCAACCGCGTCGTCGAAAAGCCGGCCATCGAAGAAGCGCCGAGCCGGACCGCCGTCCTCGGCCGTTATATCGTCACGCCGGACATCTTTGAAGTCCTGTCCCATACCCGGCCGGGCAAAGGCGGGGAAATCCAGCTCACCGATGCCTTGCAGACCATGGCCAGCCGGGAAGCGGTCTATGCCTACTGCTTTGAAGGCAAGCGCTACGACGTCGGCGATAAACTGGGCTTTTTGAAAGCCAACGTAGAATACGCCCTGCGCCGGCCCGACCTGGCCGCCCCGTTCCGCCAGTTCCTGAAGGAAGTCGTTCGTGGTTCGTAG
- a CDS encoding SoxR reducing system RseC family protein, translated as MKIEEGTIISIKEQGTAEIKVGRHSDCIACGACEGAENIVVTAVDPLGVKVGQHVKFEFRDVNIVIGAFICFVMPLLVCAAGAFAGHFLALAQGFDTVQTAVIGGIIGFLIGAVGVKLFDRSLSKDINSKPKIIEICSGN; from the coding sequence ATGAAAATTGAAGAAGGTACAATTATTTCTATAAAAGAACAAGGCACGGCCGAAATCAAGGTCGGCCGCCATTCTGACTGCATCGCCTGCGGTGCCTGCGAAGGGGCTGAAAACATCGTTGTTACCGCTGTCGACCCGTTGGGCGTCAAAGTCGGCCAGCACGTCAAATTTGAATTTCGCGATGTCAACATCGTCATCGGCGCTTTCATCTGTTTCGTCATGCCGCTCCTGGTCTGCGCAGCCGGTGCCTTTGCCGGCCACTTCCTGGCCCTGGCCCAGGGCTTCGATACGGTCCAGACTGCTGTTATCGGCGGCATCATCGGCTTTCTCATCGGCGCCGTCGGCGTCAAACTCTTCGACCGCTCCCTGTCGAAAGATATAAATTCCAAGCCGAAGATCATCGAAATCTGTTCGGGGAATTAA
- a CDS encoding IS3 family transposase produces the protein MTIAIYRSVQEEAENAHQAERRFSVSGVLSELDVSSSGYYDWAARKPSKQAQHRKEMKKKIQTIYDDSKQIYGAPKIAQVMQQNGDSISERTVGVYMRQMGIQACWVKHYTVTTRNSDFDVALVNILQECFNPEEPDQVWCSDITYIWTAEGFVYLESIMDLFSRKIIAWNLARNLDVAGIVKMLQEAKQCRKPGQLLVIHSDRGCQYVSQAYIRETSQMRRSYSKKGYPWDNACIESFHSLIKREWLNRFKIQNYQQAYLLVFEYINTFYNTVRIHSHCNYMSPDDYEKLYADFQKHNMRLGI, from the coding sequence ATGACCATTGCCATCTATCGCAGTGTCCAGGAAGAAGCCGAAAATGCCCATCAGGCAGAACGTCGTTTTTCGGTGTCCGGAGTGCTTTCTGAACTCGACGTTTCTTCTTCAGGATATTATGACTGGGCGGCGCGCAAACCATCGAAACAGGCCCAGCACCGCAAGGAGATGAAGAAAAAGATTCAAACTATCTACGACGATTCCAAGCAGATTTACGGAGCCCCGAAGATTGCCCAAGTTATGCAGCAGAACGGGGACAGTATCTCTGAACGCACAGTTGGCGTATACATGCGGCAAATGGGCATTCAGGCCTGCTGGGTAAAGCATTACACCGTAACGACCCGTAACAGTGACTTTGACGTGGCGCTGGTGAATATCCTTCAGGAATGCTTCAATCCTGAAGAACCGGATCAAGTATGGTGCAGCGACATCACCTATATCTGGACAGCTGAAGGTTTCGTCTATTTGGAAAGCATTATGGATTTGTTCTCCAGGAAAATCATCGCCTGGAATCTGGCCCGTAATCTGGACGTCGCCGGCATCGTCAAGATGCTGCAGGAAGCCAAACAATGCCGGAAACCCGGACAGCTGTTGGTTATCCATTCGGACCGTGGCTGCCAGTATGTTTCGCAGGCATATATTCGGGAGACATCCCAAATGCGCCGCAGCTATTCGAAGAAAGGCTATCCATGGGACAATGCCTGCATCGAATCCTTCCACTCCCTGATTAAACGGGAATGGCTCAATCGCTTCAAGATTCAAAATTATCAGCAAGCGTACTTGTTGGTGTTTGAATACATCAATACCTTTTACAACACCGTACGCATTCATAGCCATTGCAACTACATGTCACCGGATGACTATGAAAAGCTGTATGCTGATTTCCAGAAACATAATATGCGTCTGGGAATCTAA
- a CDS encoding transposase, which produces MAKFNKEFKINAVKYYHEHRELGLVGCATNLGIAPQTLSRWQKQLKDNGEMPYRGSGNYASDEAKEIARLQRELRDAKDALNVLKKAISILDK; this is translated from the coding sequence ATGGCAAAATTCAACAAAGAATTCAAAATCAACGCAGTTAAATATTATCATGAACATCGGGAACTCGGCTTGGTTGGCTGTGCTACGAATCTAGGTATTGCTCCACAAACCTTGTCCCGTTGGCAAAAGCAGCTGAAGGACAATGGCGAAATGCCTTATCGTGGTTCCGGCAACTATGCTTCGGATGAAGCTAAGGAAATCGCCCGTCTGCAGCGTGAACTGCGGGATGCGAAGGATGCGTTGAATGTCCTAAAAAAAGCTATCAGCATTCTGGACAAATGA
- a CDS encoding nucleoside kinase — MVTLHDVKSGDSYEVKEGVTLQQVCEQYCQHGDMPIAAALYNNECVGLQTKVDQGGDVDWLPINTMEGNQCIIRTAIFLLVRAVSDLYPDGKVLVKHALRKALYCELEIGHTVTVHDVEIIKKRMHEIVEQDEPISQVIASAETAMEMCRNRHMTREAELLRHVDVTHIMAYQCGQTFDYYMGPLLPSMGYVTCFNLRSYAPGVILETPTVDNPNELPEYKEIPKMARLFLDAEEWGRIVRCEYVYDLNHYIEEGNIQDMVDMAEALQEKKLGQIADYIVSRRPKIKVVLIAGPSSAGKTTFCKRLTTQLRVNGLRPIGISLDDYFYNREDTPKNPDGSYDFESLRAIDVPLFNQQIDDLNQGKEVHLARFDFVTGHRHFDEKPVVLEKGQPIVVEGLHALNDSLTYMLPRYEKVKISLGVLTQIRINDHNRISTSDTRIIRRMVRDQQFRDRGPMATMDIWADVRRGEEKNIYPYQEDADTIFNTALPYELAVLKPYAEPLLESIDKDSVHYAEARRLLRFLKPFKSIDSSVVPPNSLLREFIGPDRKK, encoded by the coding sequence GTGGTTACGTTACACGATGTAAAATCAGGGGATTCCTATGAAGTCAAGGAAGGGGTGACGCTGCAGCAGGTCTGCGAACAGTATTGCCAGCACGGCGATATGCCCATTGCAGCCGCCTTGTACAATAATGAATGTGTCGGCCTCCAGACCAAGGTCGACCAGGGCGGCGATGTCGACTGGCTGCCCATCAATACGATGGAAGGCAACCAGTGCATTATCCGCACGGCCATTTTCCTCTTGGTCCGCGCCGTGAGTGATCTCTATCCCGACGGCAAAGTCCTGGTCAAACACGCCTTGCGCAAGGCCTTGTACTGCGAATTGGAAATCGGTCATACCGTCACCGTTCACGACGTAGAGATCATCAAGAAGCGCATGCACGAAATCGTCGAACAGGATGAACCGATTTCCCAGGTCATCGCCAGCGCCGAAACGGCTATGGAAATGTGCCGCAACCGCCATATGACGCGGGAAGCGGAACTCCTGCGCCACGTCGACGTCACCCATATCATGGCCTATCAGTGCGGCCAGACCTTCGATTACTACATGGGGCCCCTCCTGCCCAGCATGGGCTATGTGACCTGCTTCAACCTGCGGTCCTATGCACCGGGCGTCATCTTGGAAACGCCGACGGTAGACAATCCGAACGAACTGCCGGAATACAAGGAAATCCCAAAAATGGCCCGGCTCTTCCTGGATGCCGAAGAATGGGGGCGCATCGTCCGCTGCGAATACGTCTACGACCTGAACCACTATATCGAGGAAGGCAACATCCAGGATATGGTCGACATGGCCGAAGCCCTGCAGGAAAAGAAACTGGGCCAGATTGCCGACTACATCGTCAGCCGCCGCCCGAAAATCAAAGTCGTCCTCATCGCCGGGCCGTCGTCAGCGGGCAAGACGACGTTCTGCAAGCGCCTGACGACGCAGCTCCGCGTCAATGGCCTGCGGCCCATCGGCATTTCCCTGGACGACTACTTCTATAACCGCGAAGATACGCCGAAGAACCCCGACGGCAGCTATGACTTCGAATCACTGCGGGCCATCGACGTGCCCCTCTTCAACCAGCAGATCGACGACCTCAACCAGGGCAAGGAAGTCCATCTGGCCCGCTTCGACTTCGTCACGGGCCATCGCCATTTCGACGAAAAGCCGGTCGTCCTGGAGAAAGGCCAGCCCATCGTCGTCGAAGGCCTCCACGCTTTGAACGATTCCCTGACCTACATGCTGCCGCGCTATGAAAAGGTCAAGATTTCTCTGGGCGTCCTGACGCAGATACGCATCAACGACCACAACCGCATTTCCACGTCTGATACGCGCATCATCCGCCGCATGGTCCGGGACCAGCAGTTCCGCGACCGCGGGCCCATGGCGACCATGGATATCTGGGCCGACGTCCGCCGCGGCGAAGAAAAGAACATCTATCCTTATCAGGAAGATGCCGATACGATTTTCAACACGGCCCTGCCTTATGAACTGGCCGTCCTCAAGCCTTATGCCGAACCGCTCCTGGAATCGATCGACAAGGACAGCGTCCATTACGCCGAAGCCCGTCGCCTCCTGCGATTCCTCAAGCCCTTCAAGAGCATCGATTCGTCCGTCGTACCGCCCAATTCGCTGCTGCGCGAATTCATTGGGCCAGACCGGAAAAAATGA
- a CDS encoding YceD family protein, whose protein sequence is MKLQVEEALKEVGKSFPFSFECPAAELGEVDDLPWKDATVVVDGAYWFDGNHMVVQGTIKTTGMYTCSRCLSPVSVDRNETLSEVYGTEAELPEDVLPYNGEYIDLTETIRETLILSEPMRVLCRPDCKGLCPQCGANLNDGPCSCPTDKIDPRLEVLAQLLRSKEER, encoded by the coding sequence ATGAAACTACAAGTCGAAGAAGCACTAAAAGAAGTTGGGAAGTCTTTCCCCTTTTCTTTTGAATGTCCGGCTGCCGAGCTAGGTGAAGTGGATGACCTTCCTTGGAAGGATGCCACAGTAGTTGTGGACGGGGCTTATTGGTTCGATGGCAACCACATGGTAGTACAGGGAACCATAAAGACCACCGGCATGTACACCTGCAGCCGCTGCCTGTCACCGGTATCGGTGGATCGGAATGAAACACTGTCTGAAGTCTATGGTACGGAAGCAGAGCTTCCCGAGGACGTATTGCCCTATAATGGGGAATACATCGATTTGACGGAGACAATTAGAGAAACGTTGATCCTCAGCGAGCCCATGAGGGTTTTGTGCCGGCCAGACTGCAAAGGGCTTTGTCCGCAGTGCGGTGCAAACCTGAACGACGGACCCTGTAGTTGTCCTACCGACAAGATTGATCCGAGACTGGAAGTCTTGGCTCAATTATTACGATCCAAAGAAGAGCGCTAG
- the rpmF gene encoding 50S ribosomal protein L32, with product MAVPKNRLSQTRQKMRRANWKLTAPGYVECPQCHEAMMPHHVCPTCGYYKGKQVVNNTTAE from the coding sequence ATGGCAGTACCGAAGAACAGATTATCCCAGACTCGTCAGAAGATGCGTCGCGCAAACTGGAAATTGACCGCACCGGGTTATGTAGAATGCCCGCAGTGCCACGAAGCAATGATGCCTCATCATGTATGCCCGACTTGCGGCTACTATAAAGGCAAACAGGTTGTCAACAACACAACAGCTGAATAA
- a CDS encoding LysR family transcriptional regulator translates to MELRTLHYFLAVAREENMTEAANVLHVTQPTLSRQMADLEAELGKKLFTRTNRSTVLTEEGVHLRQRAEEILSLVDQTEEEIRDDNTDLSGNIRIGAGITHLIHYLTETFAELRRDNPRLTIELWTGNADTIQEKLEHGLLDFALFIEPFHAEKYEYLRLPGKNKLGVVTSAHGPWADAGKVTPEMITQMPLMVSSRHTNRSFDLVAWSQGKVTPEKLTIVGTMDLSCNVNVLVRQGITNLLCLDKLEHQQSPDFVFLPLDPPFEVSSLVAWKKYRLLSRSCEAFLEALRARVGEEQ, encoded by the coding sequence ATGGAATTACGTACGCTGCATTACTTCTTGGCTGTCGCCAGAGAAGAAAATATGACCGAAGCTGCCAACGTCCTGCACGTCACGCAGCCGACGCTGTCGCGGCAGATGGCCGATCTCGAAGCAGAATTAGGCAAAAAGCTCTTCACTCGCACGAACCGCAGCACGGTCCTGACCGAAGAAGGGGTCCACCTGCGTCAGCGAGCCGAAGAAATCCTCTCCCTCGTCGACCAGACGGAAGAAGAAATCCGCGACGACAATACGGACCTTTCCGGCAACATCCGCATCGGCGCCGGCATTACGCACCTGATTCATTACCTGACGGAGACCTTCGCCGAGCTGCGCCGGGACAATCCGCGCCTGACCATCGAACTCTGGACGGGCAATGCCGATACGATTCAGGAAAAACTGGAACACGGGCTTCTTGATTTTGCGCTCTTCATAGAGCCTTTCCACGCCGAAAAGTATGAATACCTGCGCCTGCCGGGAAAAAATAAGTTAGGCGTCGTTACCAGTGCCCATGGTCCCTGGGCAGATGCAGGCAAGGTGACACCGGAAATGATTACACAGATGCCACTCATGGTTTCGTCACGGCACACGAATCGTTCTTTCGATTTGGTTGCTTGGTCACAAGGCAAGGTCACGCCTGAAAAGCTAACCATTGTCGGCACCATGGACCTCTCCTGCAACGTCAATGTCTTAGTCCGGCAAGGAATCACCAATCTTCTCTGCCTCGATAAATTGGAACACCAGCAAAGTCCGGACTTCGTCTTCCTGCCTCTGGACCCTCCCTTTGAAGTCTCGTCTCTCGTCGCCTGGAAGAAATACCGCCTCCTCTCCCGCTCGTGCGAAGCCTTTCTGGAGGCTCTGCGGGCGCGAGTGGGCGAAGAGCAGTAG